Proteins co-encoded in one Salvia splendens isolate huo1 chromosome 4, SspV2, whole genome shotgun sequence genomic window:
- the LOC121800748 gene encoding uncharacterized protein LOC121800748, with amino-acid sequence MPPRRQAGRPRRYAQVPEQVPRRDQAGGAGAQPPPPPPPPPAVPERRVEETFLKQNPPVFNGLGNPAAAETWVRAIERIFDFLQCTDRERLSCVKFQLVESADFWWEARRKVMTREQLEHLTWGEFKNELYGKYIPKSYRKAKEVEFYSLKQGKMTVTEYDRLFCDMSRYAPGLVDTDEKMAEKFCTGLRSEIRMALASHGGLSYVESLGRALDIEAAMPKERPTTHVTTAPPPPQQQFPREKRKWEGDRVPTDAKKPQFAPKPQQNRWYQTAPTPAAERGAQAPLCARCSKRHDGECKAGTDGCFHCRQKGHFARNCPNKTTGMGGQRPQLRALQAEPRRKNAILPAPRPQRQLRQRLPPQARAFALQQKQARAEEGKREQGNLAGMGTLLNVPIAILFDTGASHSFISTSCVDTLNLPTDVMEHSMRVSSPVGGLIDTTRTCSNIKFSMGNLNLVAHNLHVMLMWSVDIILGMDWLAENYATIRCKERQIALQYPGTEPVIFHGISMRKRKSIISALQATTMMRKGCPAYLVYLNEEEKKDKKIEDVAIVREYPDVFPEKLPGLPPNRQLEFSIDLEPGSAPISKAPYRMAPRELEELKMQLQELLDLGFIRPSVSPWGAPNKYPLPRIDDLFDQLQGAGVFSKMDLRSGYHQLRVRQDDIPKTAFRTRYGHYEFTDCQNHNGETQPSGL; translated from the exons atgcctcccaGAAGACAAGCAGGCAGGCCGAGAAGGTACGCGCAAGTACCAGAGCAGGTACCTAGGAGAGACCAGGCTGGGGGAGCAGGAGCACAAccgccacctcctccaccaccgcctcctgCAGTGCCGGAGAGGCGAGTGGAAGAAACATTTCTCAAACAGAACCCACCTGTGTTCAATGGTCTGGGGAATCCTGCTGCAGCAGAGACCTGGGTGCGTGCGATTGAGCGCATCTTTGATTTTCTTCAGTGCACCGACAGAGAGCGACTCTCATGTGTGAAGTTTCAGCTGGTTGAGTCCGCCGACTTCTGGTGGGAAGCCAGGCGAAAGGTTATGACTCGTGAACAGTTGGAGCACCTGACCTGGGGGGAGTTTAAGAATGAGCTGTACGGCAAGTACATCCCCAAGAGCTACCGCAAGGCCAAAGAGGTGGAGTTTTACAGTTTGAAACAGGGAAAGATGACAGTGACCGAGTACGATAGGTTGTTCTGTGACATGTCACGCTATGCGCCTGGACTAGTAGACACGGACGAGAAAATGGCCGAAAAGTTTTGTACTGGCCTGAGATCGGAAATAAGAATGGCTCTGGCCAGTCATGGAGGTCTGTCTTATGTCGAGTCATTGGGCCGGGCCCTGgacattgaggcagctatgcccaaagagaggCCGACGACACATGTCACCACTGCTCCACCGCCGCCACAGCAGCAGTTCCCTCGAGAAAAGAGGAAATGGGAAGGAGACCGAGTCCCGACTGATGCTAAGAAACCACAGTTTGCCCCTAAGCCACAGCAGAACCGTTGGTACCAAACTGCCCCGACTCCAGCTGCGGAGCGCGGAGCCCAGGCACCTCTATGTGCGAGATGCTCGAAGAGACATGACGGCGAGTGTAAGGCCGGGACTGATGGATGTTTCCACTGCAGGCAGAAGGGACATTTTGCCAGAAACTGCCCGAACAAGACAACTGGAATGGGAGGACAACGTCCGCAACTGCGGGCACTCCAGGCCGAACCAAGGAGAAAGAATGCGATACTCCCTGCACCACGTCCTCAGAGACAGCTACGCCAGAGACTTCCCCCACAGGCAAGAGCCTTCGCACTGCAGCAGAAGCAGGCCAGGGCCGAGGAAGGGAAACGGGAGCAAGgcaatttggcaggtatgggaactcTCCTCAACGTACCTATCGCCATTTTGTTTGATACCGGTGCATCACACTCCTTTATATCAAcatcttgtgtggatactttgaacTTGCCTACGGATGTGATGGAACATAGTATGAGGGTGTCCTCACCCGTAGGAGGCCTTATAGATACCACACGAACGTGCTCAAACATAAAATTTTCCATGGGAAACCTGAACCTAGTAGCTCATAACTTACATGTGATGTTGATGTGGAGCGTCGACATTAtactaggaatggattggttagccGAGAACTACGCCACAAtccgttgtaaggagagacagatagCACTACAATACCCTGGGACAGAACCCGTAATCTTTCATGGGATCTCCATGAGGAAACGAAAATCGATTATTTCTGCCCTACAAGCAACAACCATGATGAGGAAAGGATGCCCTGCATACCTCGTCTATTTGaacgaagaagagaaaaaggacAAGAAAATTGAAGACGTGGCAATAGTACGAGAATATCCTGATGTATTCCCAGAAAAGCTACCAGGCTTGCCACCAAACAGGCAATTGGAGTTCAgcatcgatctggaaccaggatcAGCTCCAATATCGAAGGCGCCTTACAGAATGGCACCAagggagttagaggaactcaaaaTGCAATTACAGGAACTACTAGACCTGGGcttcattcgacccagtgtgtcgccgtggggCGCACCA aacaagtatcctttaCCGAGAATCGACGACCTCTTCGATCAGCTGCAAGGAGCTGGAGTTTTctcgaagatggatttgagatcgGGTTATCACCAGTTGAGAGTTCGACAGGACGATATACCAAAGACTGCGTTCCGCACCAgatatggccattatgagtttacg gattgccaaaatcacaaCGGGGAAACACAGCCATCTGGGTTGTAa